From Candidatus Manganitrophus morganii, the proteins below share one genomic window:
- a CDS encoding SDR family oxidoreductase: MNPPLQGKVALVSGATRGAGRGIAVELGAAGATVYCTGRTTRAQRSEYNRPETIEETAEMVQQAGGGGIALQVDHLDPAQVQALVARIEREQGRLDLLVNDVWGADFLAEWNVPVWEHSLEKGLRLLRLAIDTHIITSHFALPLLIKHPGGLLVEMTDGTAEYNNANYRLSLFYDLAKTSVIRMAWAQAKELSPHQCTAVALTPGWLRSEMMLDIYGVTEANWRDATAKQPHFVISETPRYTGRAVAHLAADPKVSRWNGQSLSSGQLAKVYGFTDLDGSQPDAWRYLVEVQDPGKPADATGYR; the protein is encoded by the coding sequence ATGAATCCACCCCTTCAAGGCAAAGTGGCGTTGGTCTCAGGGGCGACGCGCGGCGCAGGGCGCGGCATCGCGGTCGAGCTCGGCGCGGCGGGCGCCACGGTCTATTGCACCGGCCGCACCACACGGGCGCAGCGCTCCGAATACAACCGCCCCGAAACGATCGAAGAGACGGCCGAGATGGTCCAGCAAGCCGGCGGCGGGGGGATCGCCCTGCAGGTCGATCATTTGGACCCGGCGCAAGTGCAAGCGCTGGTGGCGCGGATCGAGCGGGAGCAGGGGCGCCTCGATCTTCTGGTCAACGATGTCTGGGGGGCCGACTTCCTGGCCGAGTGGAACGTGCCGGTGTGGGAGCATTCTCTCGAAAAGGGCTTGCGCCTGCTGCGGCTCGCCATCGACACCCACATCATCACCAGTCACTTCGCCCTCCCCCTCTTGATCAAACATCCGGGCGGGCTGCTCGTCGAGATGACCGACGGCACGGCCGAATACAACAATGCAAACTACCGTCTGTCGCTCTTCTACGATCTCGCCAAAACTTCGGTCATTCGAATGGCCTGGGCGCAGGCGAAAGAGCTTTCGCCCCATCAATGCACCGCCGTCGCCCTGACCCCCGGCTGGCTGCGCTCCGAGATGATGCTCGATATCTACGGTGTCACCGAAGCCAACTGGCGGGATGCCACCGCGAAGCAGCCCCACTTCGTGATCAGCGAAACGCCCCGTTACACCGGCCGCGCCGTGGCCCATCTCGCCGCCGATCCCAAGGTATCGCGCTGGAACGGCCAATCTCTTTCGAGCGGCCAGCTCGCGAAAGTATATGGCTTTACCGATCTCGACGGCTCCCAGCCCGATGCCTGGCGCTACCTTGTTGAGGTCCAGGATCCCGGCAAACCGGCCGACGCGACCGGGTACAGGTAA
- a CDS encoding methyltransferase domain-containing protein: protein MPDVYATITKADPAVQERLADVIELRFADPRQQAMLRSYLSEIEFPPEAHVLEIGCGTGAITRTLAQWPAVAQATGIDPSSVFIARARALAQNISNASFEEGDGRSLPFDAAAFDLVVLHTTLCHVPQPERVLAEAWRVLRPRGWIAVFDGDYATATVATGDFDPLQVCVEAFRQNFVNDPWLVRRLPQFLKAGGFEVMPMRSHGYVEAPESGYMLTWIDRGADVLVQTGRVDKAHAKALKAEARRRSATQTWFGQIAFASILGRKPASPR, encoded by the coding sequence ATGCCCGACGTTTACGCCACGATTACCAAGGCCGATCCAGCGGTCCAGGAGCGTCTCGCCGATGTCATCGAGCTTCGCTTTGCCGATCCCCGCCAGCAGGCGATGTTACGGTCGTATCTCTCCGAAATCGAATTCCCCCCCGAGGCGCACGTCCTTGAAATCGGATGCGGCACCGGCGCGATAACGCGCACGCTCGCGCAGTGGCCGGCCGTCGCTCAAGCAACCGGCATCGATCCCTCGTCTGTCTTCATTGCGCGGGCGCGGGCACTCGCTCAGAACATTTCGAATGCCTCCTTTGAGGAAGGAGACGGCCGCTCCCTGCCCTTTGATGCAGCGGCTTTCGATCTGGTTGTTTTGCATACCACACTTTGTCATGTTCCGCAGCCGGAACGCGTCCTCGCGGAAGCCTGGCGTGTCCTGCGGCCGCGCGGCTGGATCGCGGTCTTCGATGGCGACTACGCCACTGCCACGGTCGCGACCGGAGACTTTGATCCGTTGCAGGTGTGTGTCGAAGCGTTCCGGCAGAATTTTGTGAACGATCCCTGGCTTGTGCGCCGTCTGCCGCAGTTCCTCAAAGCCGGGGGGTTCGAAGTCATGCCGATGCGCAGTCACGGTTATGTCGAAGCGCCGGAAAGTGGCTACATGCTGACCTGGATTGACCGGGGAGCCGACGTGCTTGTGCAGACCGGCCGCGTCGACAAGGCGCACGCGAAGGCGCTGAAAGCGGAAGCCCGGCGAAGAAGCGCGACGCAGACCTGGTTCGGGCAGATCGCTTTTGCCAGTATTCTGGGTCGAAAGCCCGCATCACCCCGGTAA
- a CDS encoding aldo/keto reductase, translating to MRTVTLPSGVPVPVLGQGTWGMGETLERRQEEIAALRFGLDLGLTLIDTAEMYGEGGAEEVVGEAIEGRRDEVYLVSKVYPFNASRSGTVAACERSLNRLRTDRLDLYLLHWRGDYPLSETVEAFEALKEAGAIRDWGVSNFDLPDMEELVTVPNGEEVATDQVLYNLYHREVETALLPWCLKRHIPIMAYSPIEQGRMLDDPLLKEIASHHGITPAQAALAWLLQKQEVIVIAKASKIEHVRQNREALDVHLTIRDLEALDQAYPPPRRPTPLKVH from the coding sequence ATGAGAACCGTGACACTTCCTTCAGGAGTACCGGTCCCCGTGCTCGGCCAGGGGACATGGGGAATGGGCGAGACGCTGGAACGGCGGCAGGAAGAAATCGCCGCGCTTCGCTTCGGCCTCGACCTCGGCCTGACCCTCATCGACACGGCGGAAATGTATGGCGAAGGGGGCGCCGAAGAGGTGGTGGGGGAAGCGATCGAAGGGCGCCGCGACGAGGTCTATCTGGTCAGCAAAGTTTATCCGTTTAATGCCAGCCGGTCTGGAACCGTCGCCGCCTGCGAGCGGAGCCTCAATCGCTTGCGGACCGATCGTCTCGATCTCTACCTGCTTCATTGGAGAGGCGACTATCCCCTTTCGGAAACCGTCGAAGCCTTCGAAGCGCTGAAAGAGGCCGGGGCGATTCGGGACTGGGGGGTCAGCAATTTCGATCTCCCCGATATGGAAGAGCTGGTGACCGTCCCGAACGGCGAAGAGGTTGCGACCGACCAGGTGCTTTATAATCTTTATCACCGGGAGGTGGAGACCGCGCTCCTCCCTTGGTGTCTGAAGCGTCACATTCCGATCATGGCCTACTCCCCGATCGAGCAGGGGCGCATGCTCGACGATCCCCTCTTGAAGGAGATCGCCTCGCATCATGGAATCACCCCGGCCCAGGCGGCGCTCGCCTGGCTACTTCAAAAGCAGGAGGTGATCGTCATCGCGAAGGCGAGCAAGATCGAGCACGTTCGACAGAACCGCGAAGCGCTCGATGTCCATCTGACGATCCGAGACCTGGAAGCATTGGACCAGGCCTACCCCCCTCCCCGCAGGCCCACCCCATTGAAAGTTCATTGA